One Chitinivibrionales bacterium DNA window includes the following coding sequences:
- a CDS encoding lysophospholipase, translating into MKRAFFLLAFAVILCGCQSSNNPPSAIGLADTVTKWDTAATGIRHASGGFHSRDGLALYFQAWEPIDTMRAVVFLIHGVAEHGGRYARYASMFCSKKYAVSTFDLRGHGRSMGQRGHFPSLDAALDDISLFEKKVKGMYPGKKLFLYGHSLGGNFVLNYSIRRGTSAAGVIASAPFIKTTTEPPVWKMALGRVMNVLWPTFSMPNGLALADVTRDSLTKLSIKNDTLVQNRVSARFIGMFEAGDWLLANADKMKYPLLLMHGDADRITSEQASAHFAQKAGPVCTFKVWPGFYHQIHDEPGREAVCEYVVSWMDSVGK; encoded by the coding sequence ATGAAAAGAGCTTTCTTCCTCTTGGCGTTTGCGGTCATCTTGTGCGGATGTCAATCTTCAAACAATCCGCCCTCCGCAATCGGCTTGGCCGACACCGTCACGAAGTGGGACACGGCCGCTACTGGCATCAGGCACGCCAGCGGCGGGTTTCATTCGAGGGACGGGCTTGCGCTGTACTTCCAGGCATGGGAACCTATCGACACCATGCGGGCCGTGGTTTTTCTCATCCACGGCGTTGCCGAACACGGCGGACGCTACGCAAGGTACGCGTCAATGTTTTGCAGTAAAAAGTACGCTGTTTCCACGTTCGATCTCCGGGGGCACGGCAGATCAATGGGCCAGCGCGGCCATTTCCCGTCGTTGGACGCCGCGCTGGATGACATTTCCCTGTTTGAGAAAAAAGTAAAAGGCATGTATCCCGGAAAGAAACTTTTTCTGTATGGGCATAGCCTTGGAGGGAACTTTGTTCTCAACTACTCGATCCGGCGAGGCACAAGCGCGGCCGGCGTGATTGCATCTGCGCCTTTTATCAAGACAACAACCGAACCGCCCGTGTGGAAAATGGCTCTGGGAAGGGTGATGAATGTGCTCTGGCCCACCTTCAGCATGCCTAACGGACTTGCTCTGGCAGATGTCACCCGCGATTCGCTCACCAAGCTTTCGATCAAGAACGACACGCTCGTGCAGAATCGAGTCTCTGCCCGCTTCATTGGTATGTTCGAAGCGGGCGATTGGCTGCTGGCCAACGCCGACAAGATGAAGTATCCGTTGCTTCTGATGCACGGCGATGCGGACCGCATCACGTCCGAACAGGCAAGTGCGCATTTCGCCCAAAAGGCCGGTCCCGTTTGCACGTTCAAGGTATGGCCCGGATTCTATCACCAGATTCACGATGAACCCGGCAGGGAAGCAGTGTGTGAATATGTCGTGTCGTGGATGGATTCGGTGGGGAAGTGA
- a CDS encoding carboxypeptidase-like regulatory domain-containing protein, whose protein sequence is MRNKKFMGMIWLATGIIGAASGQNVIQSDLSGTVTDANGNPRSGAIVMLVNAGLIDSTDDNGNFTLQGDVGVRHPASSVIAKNEAAIRGNKLFFTIHSVRTPVAVELFDCLGRMLYNIPPADFSPGSHFISIVPPASPAMAVSAIARVFIGHDAMIFRFPGLGSAPAQGAQVPGRPAQLSKTLAVVDTLLVSDFNSMTVRVPLTQYVASALNVTVPDDNRTNELILNDVIVIGGAGNTVTRSTDEIYRAPGGDSGTTLSFFGTRTTEAPDFVDVDYVQFTNPNGQWPYRIVYSRELLPINWSIDSFTIVVTANGEDSINPYQVVHLLYGADTVTDTFTLCLYPGDLHVLLGKCKTAVPAFDTMPVHAFFASNGINQYNDLLRLAYTRSANTAYYRYLCVVFSTAQACIEMTRVFPSHFAKVKRSLAAAKRSGEFGPTTIAEDLLKTMLKSVLKEIARDLLAKPPSGIGALLCEGADDNWDECKYQYVPFQGTATGSVPPDAITKCMSICSWVTLACFTNICMPMTLEEAEAGDIKQQLANFDQQYFGGIFTSSGLLKTAKVKRLR, encoded by the coding sequence ATGAGGAATAAAAAATTCATGGGGATGATCTGGCTCGCGACGGGCATCATCGGCGCTGCATCAGGTCAGAACGTGATTCAATCGGACCTTTCCGGCACCGTGACCGATGCCAACGGTAATCCGCGCTCCGGAGCAATCGTCATGCTCGTAAATGCCGGGTTGATTGACTCAACGGATGACAACGGAAATTTCACGCTCCAGGGCGATGTCGGCGTGCGGCACCCCGCTTCTTCGGTGATTGCGAAAAACGAAGCCGCCATACGTGGCAACAAGCTCTTTTTCACCATTCATTCTGTCAGGACGCCGGTTGCGGTTGAGCTGTTCGATTGCCTCGGCAGGATGCTTTACAACATACCGCCCGCGGATTTCTCGCCCGGCAGCCATTTCATCTCGATCGTGCCTCCCGCGTCTCCCGCGATGGCCGTGAGCGCCATCGCCCGGGTCTTCATCGGGCATGACGCGATGATTTTCCGTTTTCCAGGCCTTGGCTCCGCGCCCGCGCAAGGCGCGCAGGTTCCGGGCCGTCCCGCGCAACTTTCAAAGACGCTGGCCGTGGTCGACACGCTGCTGGTGTCGGACTTCAATTCGATGACCGTGAGGGTTCCTCTCACCCAATATGTCGCGTCCGCGCTCAACGTCACCGTTCCGGACGACAATAGAACCAACGAACTGATTCTCAACGATGTCATCGTGATAGGAGGCGCCGGCAATACGGTGACTCGATCGACCGACGAGATCTACCGTGCGCCGGGAGGGGATTCGGGCACCACCCTGTCGTTCTTTGGAACGCGAACGACCGAAGCGCCCGATTTCGTGGACGTCGATTACGTGCAATTCACGAATCCAAACGGCCAGTGGCCCTACCGGATCGTTTACAGCCGCGAGTTGCTTCCGATCAACTGGTCCATCGACTCGTTTACCATCGTCGTCACCGCCAACGGCGAAGACAGCATCAATCCCTATCAGGTGGTGCACCTGTTGTACGGCGCCGACACCGTGACCGACACCTTCACCCTGTGCCTGTACCCGGGCGACCTCCACGTGCTGCTTGGCAAATGCAAAACGGCGGTCCCCGCTTTCGACACCATGCCGGTCCACGCTTTCTTCGCCTCAAACGGCATCAACCAATACAACGATCTGCTGCGCCTGGCATACACCCGGTCGGCCAACACCGCGTATTACCGGTACCTGTGCGTCGTATTCTCCACTGCCCAGGCGTGCATCGAGATGACAAGGGTCTTTCCTTCGCATTTTGCCAAGGTCAAGCGCTCCCTGGCCGCGGCAAAGAGAAGCGGCGAGTTCGGCCCCACCACCATCGCGGAAGACCTGCTGAAGACGATGCTCAAGAGCGTGCTCAAGGAAATCGCCCGCGACCTGCTGGCAAAACCGCCCTCGGGGATCGGCGCCCTGCTCTGCGAAGGCGCGGATGACAACTGGGACGAATGCAAATACCAATACGTGCCTTTCCAGGGAACCGCCACCGGCTCGGTCCCGCCCGACGCGATAACCAAGTGCATGAGCATTTGTTCGTGGGTGACGCTCGCGTGCTTTACGAACATTTGCATGCCCATGACCCTTGAAGAGGCCGAGGCCGGCGACATCAAGCAACAGCTCGCGAATTTCGATCAGCAGTACTTTGGGGGCATTTTCACGAGCAGCGGTTTGTTGAAGACGGCAAAGGTAAAGAGACTCCGGTAA
- a CDS encoding serine protease — protein sequence MRRIANMLGKWQLLFMIVFTISAGAAKGFPSQEGELSAGAKRIDLQALNAKYCNAVVRIESTPVVNMEETKLNPRKSESYTGGDDVGAHGSGFFLNDSEIVTNAHVVEDARKGSIRIKTPASGNVTFTVDVMGVGGSGSVDLAVLKLPQDERMRYHKHTGFAAVPYLTFGDSDSLKQTDQLAIFGYPTVSDELKVIQAEVTGRQYQHEGLQDFYSNHQYIEVGPGGVVQPGNSGGPALDATGKVVGIPALGDWQGNQGWLIPIAIVREFIGRIRNNQAGSVGLHIPMLGVVLSKNSTGTLVLAGAPEEVVLFELGVIVREVFPKSMAEAWGLKAGDIIVGFANKQRKICCALDFEGYRVSTGKMSRWPQSKDGVSNSNLAKIHLMEMIFTSSIGDEITLWYVRPCSGVPTGDSLRTMTNRVMQDMISSLPNMGLYEKPEYEYWGDFVTQNFNEFNVRMFNVPVPEIVAGGVLVTYVEPNSLASHAGLEMSKRFGYGMFGYHRYHGGMRGAERWYIVEKVDGKPVADLKGFSATLREAEKGFVARQGAPGYRPERKLLYRERYVQLGVRTNTDEGRILHFDATFPIDEAMEYSGAGK from the coding sequence ATGAGACGCATCGCAAACATGCTGGGCAAATGGCAGCTTCTTTTCATGATCGTCTTCACTATATCAGCGGGCGCCGCCAAAGGGTTTCCTTCGCAGGAGGGTGAGCTGTCGGCAGGAGCCAAACGCATCGACCTCCAGGCGCTCAATGCAAAATACTGCAACGCGGTCGTGCGCATCGAGTCAACGCCCGTCGTGAACATGGAGGAGACAAAGCTCAATCCCCGCAAAAGCGAATCTTACACCGGAGGCGACGACGTCGGTGCACATGGAAGCGGTTTTTTCCTCAACGACAGCGAGATCGTGACCAATGCGCACGTCGTGGAGGACGCGCGTAAGGGCAGCATCCGCATCAAGACGCCGGCGTCGGGCAACGTCACCTTTACCGTCGACGTGATGGGCGTCGGCGGAAGCGGGTCGGTGGACCTTGCGGTGCTCAAACTGCCGCAGGACGAACGCATGCGCTATCACAAACACACGGGGTTCGCGGCGGTCCCGTACTTGACATTTGGCGACTCCGACTCGCTGAAACAGACCGATCAGCTCGCCATTTTCGGGTATCCCACCGTCAGCGATGAATTGAAAGTGATACAGGCCGAGGTGACGGGGCGGCAGTACCAGCACGAGGGGCTGCAGGATTTTTACAGCAACCACCAGTACATCGAGGTCGGCCCGGGCGGCGTCGTGCAGCCGGGAAACAGCGGCGGGCCCGCGCTTGACGCCACCGGCAAGGTGGTCGGCATCCCCGCGCTGGGAGACTGGCAGGGCAATCAGGGCTGGCTCATCCCCATCGCCATTGTCCGCGAATTCATCGGACGCATACGAAACAACCAGGCCGGAAGCGTGGGTCTGCACATTCCGATGCTCGGCGTCGTTCTCTCCAAGAACTCGACCGGCACGCTCGTGCTCGCGGGCGCTCCGGAGGAGGTCGTGCTGTTCGAACTGGGCGTCATCGTACGCGAGGTTTTTCCGAAAAGCATGGCGGAGGCATGGGGCCTCAAGGCCGGCGATATCATCGTGGGGTTTGCGAACAAGCAGCGGAAAATCTGCTGCGCGCTTGACTTTGAAGGGTACCGCGTGTCAACGGGGAAAATGTCCCGCTGGCCGCAATCGAAGGACGGGGTTTCCAACAGCAATCTGGCGAAGATCCATTTGATGGAGATGATCTTCACCAGTTCGATCGGCGACGAAATCACCCTGTGGTATGTGCGGCCGTGTTCGGGCGTCCCTACGGGGGACAGCCTGCGCACCATGACCAACCGCGTCATGCAGGACATGATATCCTCGCTGCCGAACATGGGATTGTATGAAAAGCCGGAATATGAATATTGGGGCGATTTCGTCACGCAGAATTTCAACGAGTTTAATGTCCGCATGTTCAATGTCCCTGTTCCCGAAATCGTCGCCGGGGGCGTATTGGTGACGTATGTGGAACCCAACAGCCTTGCCAGTCACGCTGGATTGGAAATGTCGAAACGCTTCGGATACGGCATGTTCGGATACCACCGATATCACGGCGGAATGCGGGGAGCCGAACGCTGGTATATCGTCGAGAAGGTTGATGGTAAGCCGGTGGCGGACCTGAAGGGATTCAGCGCCACCCTGCGCGAAGCCGAAAAAGGGTTTGTCGCGCGTCAGGGCGCGCCGGGCTACCGGCCCGAGCGAAAACTGCTCTATCGCGAACGTTATGTCCAGCTCGGCGTGCGCACCAACACCGACGAGGGAAGAATACTGCATTTCGACGCGACGTTTCCCATTGACGAGGCAATGGAATACAGCGGGGCGGGGAAATAA
- a CDS encoding thaumatin family protein, whose product MKRFLSELALLTVLLIPFAVSADTTFTCPECFPAVADTWPHTGKYGAGTRHYFMHNYWHKDLTVHVNGNGGAGWTNLTFTLKIGHDTIIEIPNGWASARIWGLWDPKYANGPFTLAEITSHAGWGCDWYDVSLVDGYNLPMLYYPLPGTFPPDNPKLDSTYGRQGWTCGGEDDCTKDLYLTAPASMLNLDTINGVLDTNGFYCSGDVGSPCAALKKAACPTSYSYPYDDPHSLFTCPSPTVNAAGTAVGPDYILDFGLPPTSLVDNNKKLAINRTILGNASITITRNKELKYLYGGQGPAWLEIYSCSGKLMLRTAVNDYGTIAVPQLNRGVYIVSLKSDRVLATKQMLVSR is encoded by the coding sequence ATGAAAAGGTTTCTTTCCGAGTTGGCGCTGTTGACCGTTCTTTTAATTCCGTTCGCCGTTTCTGCCGATACAACCTTTACCTGTCCGGAATGTTTTCCCGCAGTTGCTGATACGTGGCCTCATACCGGTAAATATGGCGCAGGCACGCGGCATTACTTCATGCACAATTACTGGCATAAAGATCTCACCGTTCACGTGAACGGCAACGGCGGCGCCGGTTGGACAAACCTCACCTTCACGCTGAAAATCGGGCACGACACAATCATTGAGATCCCAAATGGCTGGGCATCTGCAAGAATCTGGGGCCTTTGGGATCCCAAATATGCCAATGGGCCGTTTACCCTCGCCGAAATCACGTCGCATGCCGGCTGGGGGTGCGATTGGTATGATGTAAGCCTGGTTGACGGATACAACCTTCCCATGTTGTATTATCCGCTGCCGGGAACGTTCCCGCCCGATAATCCCAAACTGGACTCGACCTACGGCCGGCAGGGATGGACGTGTGGAGGGGAGGATGACTGCACAAAAGACCTGTATCTGACCGCACCGGCGTCAATGTTGAATTTGGATACCATTAACGGCGTACTCGACACCAACGGGTTTTATTGCAGTGGTGATGTTGGTTCACCCTGCGCTGCTCTAAAAAAGGCTGCTTGTCCAACTTCGTACAGTTATCCTTACGACGATCCTCACAGCCTGTTTACCTGTCCATCGCCGACCGTGAATGCCGCAGGCACCGCGGTCGGACCAGACTATATTCTTGATTTCGGACTGCCGCCGACCTCTCTTGTTGACAACAACAAGAAGCTGGCGATAAACCGTACTATTCTCGGGAACGCATCAATTACAATAACCAGGAATAAAGAACTGAAATACCTCTATGGCGGACAAGGACCCGCGTGGCTGGAAATCTATTCCTGTTCAGGAAAACTGATGCTTCGGACCGCGGTCAACGATTATGGAACCATTGCCGTTCCGCAGCTGAACAGAGGCGTGTATATTGTTTCTCTCAAGTCGGACCGTGTGCTGGCGACAAAGCAAATGCTGGTTTCGCGGTAA
- a CDS encoding thaumatin family protein: protein MKRFFSEILLLAVVLLPLAVSAAVDTIVPCSECSPAIADTWPHTGQYGAGTRYFYLHNYWHKDLTVRATGSGMSFTFPLKIGHDTILQIPNTWASARIWGYWDPKYQNGPFSLAEINMDSRTAANWHTDWYDVSLVDGYNLPLLFYPLPGTFYHDSAALDEAVQRTSQFTCGGKGDCVTDLYLTVPASMLKLDTINGVLDTNGIYCQDNTQCRALKKAACPTSYSFALDDPASLFTCPSPNLPASLGDYAKYGPDYVLDFGFPPTSPVISDNKPTMNYAFVGNTSVTITKNREVKYLYGGGEPATLEIYSCSGKLVFHAAAKESGCIAVPYLNSGLYIVTLKSAHMLATKQMLVSR from the coding sequence ATGAAAAGGTTTTTTTCTGAGATACTGCTGCTGGCCGTTGTCCTGCTTCCGCTGGCGGTTTCCGCCGCCGTCGATACAATCGTGCCATGTTCGGAATGTTCTCCGGCAATAGCGGATACCTGGCCCCATACCGGCCAATACGGTGCCGGCACACGGTATTTCTACTTGCATAATTATTGGCACAAAGACCTCACCGTCCGCGCGACCGGCAGCGGCATGAGCTTTACTTTTCCGCTTAAGATCGGACATGACACGATACTTCAGATTCCAAACACTTGGGCATCGGCAAGAATCTGGGGATATTGGGACCCTAAATATCAAAACGGGCCGTTCTCTCTCGCCGAGATCAACATGGACTCAAGGACCGCCGCAAACTGGCATACCGATTGGTACGATGTGAGTCTCGTTGACGGATATAACCTGCCCCTGTTGTTTTATCCGCTGCCGGGAACGTTCTACCACGACAGCGCCGCGTTGGACGAGGCGGTGCAACGAACTTCCCAATTTACTTGCGGGGGCAAGGGTGATTGCGTTACAGACTTGTATTTGACCGTTCCGGCGTCCATGTTGAAGTTGGATACCATCAACGGGGTGCTCGACACCAACGGCATTTATTGCCAGGATAACACCCAGTGCCGTGCTCTGAAGAAGGCGGCTTGTCCCACCTCGTACAGTTTTGCCTTGGACGACCCCGCGAGCCTGTTTACGTGTCCATCGCCTAATCTTCCGGCTTCACTAGGGGACTATGCTAAGTATGGACCCGATTATGTCCTAGATTTCGGTTTTCCGCCCACGTCGCCCGTCATCAGCGACAACAAGCCGACGATGAATTACGCTTTCGTCGGAAATACGTCCGTCACGATAACGAAGAACAGGGAAGTGAAGTACCTCTACGGCGGAGGCGAACCGGCGACGCTGGAAATTTATTCCTGCTCCGGAAAGCTGGTGTTTCACGCCGCGGCCAAAGAATCCGGATGCATCGCGGTTCCGTACCTGAACAGCGGCCTGTACATTGTTACGCTCAAGTCTGCCCATATGCTGGCGACAAAGCAAATGCTGGTTTCGAGGTAA
- a CDS encoding cupin domain-containing protein, producing MTTAIDTSQVRAFAKADEVRTFPKGKLELLNINGGTVGRATLEPGWRWSTSVKPVAKTEFCEAPHFQYQVSGTLKIVMEDGRDFTSKAGDLSLLSSGHDAWVVGDEPVVLVDFQGMANYAKRE from the coding sequence ATGACAACAGCAATAGACACCTCCCAAGTGCGCGCCTTTGCCAAGGCGGACGAAGTAAGGACTTTTCCAAAGGGAAAATTGGAATTACTGAACATCAACGGCGGTACGGTGGGGCGGGCCACGCTGGAACCTGGATGGAGATGGTCCACGTCGGTCAAGCCGGTTGCGAAAACGGAATTCTGTGAAGCGCCACATTTTCAGTACCAGGTAAGCGGCACCCTTAAAATCGTGATGGAAGACGGCAGGGATTTCACGTCCAAGGCCGGTGATTTGTCGCTATTGTCAAGCGGCCACGATGCCTGGGTCGTGGGCGACGAGCCGGTAGTGCTCGTTGATTTCCAGGGAATGGCCAATTATGCGAAACGGGAGTGA
- a CDS encoding CsgG/HfaB family protein: MRTTGQRILQFAVAACLFFLFAGCAPSLPKRAIVEITDESQCRGCKDLGIVTGDSHWGGLTGQDLSLDVAKKRALHFAAAKGATHILWLDMKKGVTGASVSGRAYASTASNGNSDSATAARAPTPSSAARTRAPVSNVAVMRFETTGDDSGVSAVVTDIFTNQLQADATFKVMERSQISKILSEQGFQNSGACGSAECAVEIGRLLSIDAVFIGSIGRLGQRWVITVRLVSVRTGEILSHATKEVGGKADKLSAAAVQMADQLSRQ; this comes from the coding sequence ATGAGAACAACCGGGCAAAGGATTCTTCAGTTTGCCGTCGCGGCATGCCTGTTTTTCCTTTTCGCGGGATGCGCGCCGTCGCTGCCCAAGCGGGCCATCGTGGAGATCACCGACGAATCGCAATGCCGCGGCTGTAAAGACCTCGGCATCGTGACCGGCGATTCGCACTGGGGCGGCCTCACCGGCCAGGACTTGAGCCTGGACGTTGCGAAGAAACGGGCATTGCATTTCGCCGCGGCAAAGGGCGCGACGCATATCCTGTGGCTGGACATGAAAAAGGGCGTTACCGGCGCTTCGGTTTCGGGAAGGGCCTATGCATCAACGGCGTCGAACGGCAATTCCGACTCCGCAACTGCGGCGCGCGCGCCGACGCCGTCTTCCGCGGCCCGGACCCGCGCGCCCGTGAGCAATGTTGCGGTCATGCGGTTCGAAACAACCGGCGACGACAGCGGCGTTTCCGCGGTTGTCACCGATATCTTCACCAATCAGTTGCAGGCGGACGCAACTTTCAAAGTGATGGAGCGTTCGCAGATCAGCAAGATCCTGAGCGAACAGGGATTCCAGAACAGCGGTGCGTGCGGTTCGGCGGAATGCGCGGTCGAGATCGGACGGCTGCTGAGCATCGACGCTGTTTTCATCGGCAGCATCGGAAGGCTCGGCCAGCGGTGGGTGATCACGGTGAGGCTCGTGAGCGTCCGCACGGGCGAAATACTTTCGCACGCAACGAAAGAGGTCGGCGGGAAAGCCGACAAGCTGAGCGCGGCGGCGGTGCAGATGGCGGATCAGCTTTCGCGGCAATAA
- a CDS encoding SUMF1/EgtB/PvdO family nonheme iron enzyme gives MDSDIIAIAGRLILVLPLVWLLGCSPNKPVKIVPDETPAGMRKIAAAGKSFMQGANDSQSTPDEQPGMLSRFTYDYWLDTTEVTQEEYANVTGLQPVPLTSAYGVGGRFPVYDVSWYDAVLFCNQKSKRANLDTVYVYFGAPQSQGGSVYALNGLRINTGAGGYRLPTESEWEYAAREGTSVIPFPHLADSAAAQAYAWYSANAKGTTHPVAEKPPNEFGLYDMAGNVFEWTQDWKCLYTGKSITNSCGAPSPDQGCEKVLKGGSFEHGLISLRPSRRQTTYPMSLSEYAEYIGFRCALGAIPGPSYISSDTSGIVTNAVNLLAPSTQQIVGTTRVEVAFVNVTDNLRTLCYVDYSNPIPAVFEFRDVSNVNVPSISPDGRYVAYCTAGEGASGAAGICIRNLLGGTPLKLPCDSAFAPRWWVDPATWDTFLVFTTSAIDNTLPEWPQTQTRMWRISAGATVGNWQLLSGNGGFHGGRSADGRYLVTGYRSLIMRDLAAATDHQLFLPPQNGKPADGSTQACNASICTDSSFSGRCLFLDFGCPITSALTGTVYGVHQYIFMADITDSILNWYRYPDGESCWHNVEWSNDARFTIATACNALDISHDVYILNLNTKVSQEIISGTTLEEPALWIAPGSIAPSSVNDSLDLDSLGLYDVPAVSYNVGVLTKRMQGFWRHHDSMSVVFFGSSHTYYAVDPDYFTENKVANMAIFGGPFSVAKFLLEGYFLNHSPALKLVGCDLIPATMNWQDFFTPWTLIQNNVGFNYDGNHDYWKAGLPRDFEKLMALAPCPNLPAVDTLGIDHGSLCKGWGGSSPDLSGGGTAWSTDDPQYQINTAILKEVAGTLFQRKIHFLLYITPESPYYKNTISYGRYGPSWATAESVITTIRAWEDTFPGYFHFYDAYRDGNHDYADSEASDCEHLCTVGARKFSRRLDSVVTAILGQ, from the coding sequence ATGGATAGCGATATCATTGCCATTGCAGGCAGGCTGATCCTGGTTCTGCCTCTTGTGTGGCTGCTCGGATGTTCCCCGAACAAGCCCGTAAAGATTGTGCCGGATGAAACCCCTGCGGGCATGCGGAAAATCGCCGCGGCGGGGAAATCCTTTATGCAGGGCGCGAACGACTCGCAAAGCACGCCCGACGAACAGCCGGGCATGCTGAGCCGTTTCACGTATGATTACTGGCTTGATACCACCGAGGTGACCCAGGAGGAATACGCAAACGTGACCGGCTTGCAGCCGGTGCCGTTGACAAGCGCGTACGGCGTAGGAGGCCGGTTCCCCGTGTATGACGTCAGCTGGTACGACGCGGTCCTGTTTTGCAACCAGAAGAGCAAGCGCGCGAACCTCGACACGGTGTATGTCTATTTCGGCGCCCCCCAGAGCCAGGGCGGCAGCGTGTATGCGCTCAATGGTCTGCGCATCAATACCGGCGCCGGCGGCTATCGCCTGCCGACCGAATCGGAATGGGAATATGCCGCGCGTGAGGGGACGTCGGTGATTCCCTTTCCGCATCTTGCCGACAGCGCCGCGGCGCAGGCCTATGCCTGGTATTCCGCAAACGCAAAGGGTACTACTCACCCCGTCGCCGAAAAGCCGCCGAACGAATTCGGCCTGTACGACATGGCCGGCAATGTCTTTGAATGGACGCAGGATTGGAAATGCTTGTATACCGGAAAAAGCATCACCAATTCCTGCGGGGCGCCGTCGCCGGACCAGGGGTGCGAAAAGGTTCTTAAAGGCGGGTCGTTTGAGCACGGGTTGATATCGCTGCGGCCCTCGCGCCGCCAGACCACCTATCCGATGTCGCTGTCGGAATACGCCGAGTACATCGGTTTCCGCTGCGCGCTCGGCGCCATCCCGGGCCCATCGTACATTTCCTCCGACACTTCCGGAATCGTGACGAACGCCGTCAACCTGCTCGCCCCGTCCACCCAGCAGATCGTGGGCACGACGCGCGTGGAGGTCGCGTTTGTTAATGTGACCGACAATCTGCGCACCTTGTGCTACGTGGATTACAGCAATCCGATACCGGCCGTTTTCGAATTCAGGGATGTCTCTAATGTCAATGTTCCGTCCATTTCTCCCGACGGCAGGTATGTGGCCTATTGCACGGCCGGCGAGGGCGCCTCCGGCGCGGCGGGCATCTGCATCAGGAACCTGCTCGGCGGCACGCCGCTTAAACTTCCGTGCGACAGCGCATTTGCCCCCCGGTGGTGGGTGGACCCGGCCACGTGGGACACGTTCTTGGTGTTCACCACGTCGGCAATCGACAACACGCTGCCGGAATGGCCGCAGACCCAGACGCGGATGTGGCGGATCTCCGCGGGAGCCACGGTAGGCAACTGGCAACTGCTGAGCGGCAACGGCGGCTTTCATGGTGGACGGTCGGCGGACGGCAGGTACCTCGTGACCGGCTACCGGAGCCTTATCATGCGCGACCTTGCCGCCGCTACGGATCACCAGCTTTTCCTGCCGCCGCAAAACGGAAAACCGGCCGACGGATCCACCCAGGCATGCAACGCGTCGATTTGCACCGACAGCAGCTTCAGCGGCCGGTGCCTGTTTCTGGATTTCGGATGTCCCATTACAAGCGCGTTGACGGGAACGGTGTACGGGGTCCATCAATACATTTTTATGGCGGATATTACCGACTCGATTCTCAATTGGTACCGTTATCCGGACGGCGAAAGCTGCTGGCACAATGTTGAATGGTCGAATGATGCCCGCTTTACCATCGCGACCGCATGCAACGCCCTGGACATATCGCACGACGTTTACATCCTCAACCTGAATACGAAGGTGAGCCAGGAAATCATTTCGGGCACCACACTCGAGGAGCCGGCGCTGTGGATTGCGCCGGGATCCATCGCGCCGTCTTCCGTGAACGACTCGCTTGATCTGGACAGCCTGGGGCTCTACGACGTGCCCGCGGTGTCGTATAACGTGGGTGTGTTGACAAAGCGGATGCAGGGATTTTGGCGGCACCACGACTCCATGAGCGTGGTGTTTTTCGGAAGCTCCCACACCTATTACGCCGTCGATCCCGATTATTTTACCGAAAACAAGGTCGCGAACATGGCGATTTTCGGCGGCCCGTTCTCCGTGGCAAAGTTCTTGTTGGAGGGGTATTTCTTAAACCACAGTCCGGCCCTGAAACTCGTCGGATGCGATTTGATCCCTGCAACCATGAATTGGCAGGATTTTTTTACGCCGTGGACGCTCATTCAAAACAATGTAGGCTTCAATTACGACGGGAATCACGATTATTGGAAGGCGGGGCTTCCCCGTGATTTCGAAAAACTGATGGCCCTGGCACCCTGTCCGAATCTACCGGCGGTCGATACGCTCGGGATCGATCACGGGTCGCTATGCAAAGGATGGGGCGGGAGCAGCCCCGACCTTTCCGGGGGAGGCACCGCCTGGTCGACGGATGATCCGCAGTACCAGATCAATACGGCCATTCTCAAGGAGGTGGCAGGCACGCTGTTCCAGAGAAAAATTCATTTCCTTTTGTATATCACGCCGGAAAGCCCCTATTACAAAAACACAATTTCCTACGGACGATACGGGCCCAGTTGGGCGACCGCGGAGTCCGTCATCACCACCATAAGGGCGTGGGAAGACACCTTTCCCGGTTATTTTCATTTTTATGACGCATATCGTGATGGAAACCATGATTATGCCGACAGTGAGGCCTCCGACTGCGAGCACCTGTGCACCGTGGGCGCCAGAAAGTTCAGCAGGCGCCTGGACTCCGTGGTGACGGCGATCCTTGGCCAGTAA